Part of the Plutella xylostella chromosome 22, ilPluXylo3.1, whole genome shotgun sequence genome is shown below.
ACCccatacgtaggtacatatacatattattataatatctaaatttttataatattatgatttatcaGGTATGGCCTCTGCTGTTAGCCACTCTAATAGTGTCGGGCCCAGCGCTGTGGGTGGTGATCGCGGCTCCCTCGCTGTGGCAGAAACGGAAGGACCAGAACCTGCTGACACTCTTGAAGAACTGTTGCTGGTTTACCACCACTCTGTTTTTGAGGCAATGTAAGTGAACTTAGAAAACACTAAATATGTTTAAGTATTCCAGTCTAGTCTATTACTGtcgtttaaatattatttaacaggGCCTGAAGTCCGCTAAATTCAATTAAATGTAAACACCAGGAAATTTCATATTTGATAGGCAAATATGTCATACATCTATAATTTAGCAGACTTCCGGCCTtgatttattacttatgaGCAATTTCTCttgatataatatgtataattttactgtTAACTGTAGCTACATAAAAGAAGGCCTTTGTTTTAGCATCCAGCAAAGAGCCGTCAAAAACCCACAAAGCTCGCCTAGTCTCGGTCCTGGTGTCCCTCGGAGCTACTTATGTGATCGGAGATATGTATTCGGCTAATATGACCAGTTTGCTGGCGAGGCCCGCTAGAGAACAGCCAATCGGCACCCTGCAGGCCTTGGAGGAGGCCATGAGAGACCGCGAGTATGAGCTGGTGGTTGAACGACATAGCTCTTCGCTTGCTATATTGCAGGTTTGTGATTGAGTACATCCTTTttccaacaccctgtatattactagcgtaaggacagagCCAACCGCTCAAGAAAGTCAGGTGGCCCCAAAATCTCAAATATctgacataaataaaattgtttgcgTGGGTGAGCGGATTTTTCTGAAGGGCACATCCGTTGTATTATCAGTTCAATCATCACATTCTTAGTTTAACATCATGacagcatatttttattgaatactagctgttcccgcgagcttcgcttcgccttaaaaagttttcccgtaggaattccgggataaaaagtagcctatgttctttcccagggtctagaccgtatgtataccaaatttcattcaaatccgttcagtagctttggcgtgaaagagtaacagacagacagacagacagacagacacagttactttcgcatttataatattagttaggatatattatatatactgtgctaccacaaaaaaactttaaacactatTTAACTAgagtttaaaacgaaatttgacaggtgttgtaggcgtttgacagcgctaaacatctgttaaatactgtctaagtttttgtggtaaggccccaAGTCTTCATCTAGACATTGTAAAACAGAAGGTTAACAAAAACAGTCAAGTAGATgggtaaatatacctatacagtATCACGTTTATGTTTGTGATGCATTAAAAACATTGCCTTGTCTTCGTGAAGCTATACCACGGTATGTAATCTTGGTCTGAAATTTATGATCCGTAGTAACAGCTCCGAAATCGACTTACGTAGGGAGGttgtaaattttaacaaaaaccaTTAAAATTACACACATTCACCAGAATGTCTAACCACTTTTATGGCTCAgctttattttgattttgttgccttcaataaattttaatgatacTTTAGGGGTTCTGTTCAAACATTAAGTACACCTAcgctgtaatttattttaataccttAGTATTCTAGATAATGGTTAGGgttcatataaaaaaaaaaatagaaagaaTATGGCAGGCAGTATAGTTATCAAACAAACTAATCAACCTGTGGGTTAAGCTGTGCCGTGATAGCTTGGGACGCCATAACATCGACGACCTAGCGGTCTGGAATTAGGTACAAAGACATTATATATCTAGAATAAGATTATAGTCAATGCCGACTGGTTCCTAAGCGTcactctaaatcgacgaacaaTCAAATTGTCACGCATAGTCGGCACGCTACGAGATAGAGCCCTAATAAgcgctgcagttttgtttaTCCAAAGTTTCATAGCGCTGCGTTGCGCATCATTGACCAGTAAATCTTCTGCTGTATATATTCTGTCCTAATTATTCTCTCTCTCAATCAGAACGGGACAGGTGTATACGGGCGTCTCGCTCGGCTGATGCGTCGACAGCGTGTGCAGCGCGTGCGCAGCGTGGAAGTGGGCGTGAGGCTGGTGCTTTCTAGAAGGAAGGTGGCGGTGCTTGGCGGCCGCGAGACTCTGTACTACGATACGGAGCGGTTCGGTGAGTGACTGACAATAGTTtcttaatgaaaataatttttgttCCAAGGCTTTTGAGGggaatttttataatatacgtTTTCTGTGGTACTATCATACTGGAGTGTCAGAACGGTGGacctttattttttgatttaatattttatagcaCAAATATGacatataagtgtacaaatgGTGCACTAAATGCTAAAATCATTTTGTACAGGAGATACAGGTAAGAAGGTAGAaaggtgcaaaaaaataagaaagatAATTATGAAAGCAGGTTGATAGGAGTTGGCTTGATAGCTTAAAAGAAGATGAACTTTACTGCTCAGAAGATCAATAATACctagaataaaaaatagtaggtataaaattcaagcagtaattttaaataccgaCCTACAAAAAGATAAGAATAGTCggggaaataaaataatataaagagatCGATTCAATGGGTTAACAAAGAATTCACAGGAATATGTTTAGTATGCATTGCCAATAAAAGAGCGAATTAACTGCAGACCTCCCGAGCAAAGTAAAGGCTGATTTTTACCTCctttgtttaatttaactcTGCATTACAGGTTCACACAATTTCCATATGAGTGAGAAACTCTATACGCGGTATGCTGCAATTGCTCTACAAACAGGGTCTCCTTACTTGGAAACGTTTAATAACGTGTGAGTGTTTAGTTTTTATCTCTATTTATAGAAAAGTAAGTTGATGCTTATAAAATCTCCAGTGACGTAGGTACAAACtgtattacttacttattttatccgttactacatattttattttatttttttttattttattttaacattttcgtggagaaccaacagcattttgttaataactaaatattacttattaacaTATAACAACTAGATGCCATTAACAGGttatatgttttaaaagttttaactcTTTGTAAACactacaaacaaaataataattgtagttCGGATAACAATATACGTAAAAACATGTGCCGAACCTGCAATTTAATGGCACTTCTCTACCTCTATTATACAGGATAATACGTAAAAACATGTGCCTAACCTGCAATTAAATGGCACTTCTCTACCTCTATTATACAGGATAATACGTAAAAACATGTGCCGAACCTGCAATTAAATGGCACCTATGTATCTACCTCTATTATACAGGATAATGACCCTTTTCGAAGCTGGGATCCTTTCGAAGATGACCACAGATGAGTACAAGAACCTTCCAGAATATTCTAGAAGGTCAGATCCGGTGACGGACAGTGATCGAGACCCTGGGGATGTCGACTCCAGTGCACAGTCAAgcgtaagtacctaaatatgaGTACGtgatttgaaaataattttatttacttcaaGATTAGGTACGAGATTTCACTGTTTATTCTGTGcttttaaatcaataaattcgGTGTTTCGGAGCATGTTTATGAATTGTTCATAGCTGTAGTCCCTAAAGAGGTAGTCAGAGGCCAGAGGTGACTAGCAAACGAATTACACCAGCACAACATCTACcttatgaagttttttttctacagGTACAGCCGGAATCTTCCCGTGGTTTGGAGCCGGTGACTCTGCGGATGCTGCGAGGTGCCTTCTGTCTACTCGGTATCGGTCATGGATTGGCATGTCAGTAATCTAACTAAGTATTTTGCTGTTCCGTTCCTGATCTTCGACTAATTGCAATCACGTTTGCCTACTACTGGGTTAGTGTTTtcacacatattttttaacttaCATTGTACCATGCGGTCCAGTGTAGTCATCGCACTGGATTTGAGACCTTCGTCAATTCTATGAATGATatcattgattttattttttattaatcaaacCTTACGGGCGTGagcgtgtatgtatgtatgtatgtatgtaatcaAACCTTATACTTTCTCCCCCAGTGATAGCCCTGATCACAGAGATCCACTGCTACCGGCGAGCGCAGAAGCGGTCGGTACTGGCGGAGCTGCAGAACACAAAGAGTCCCGACGTGGTGGCGGTGGCCCGGGCCAAGATCATCATGAGGCGGGCCGTGCGACGTGCCACCAGGGTTGTTGCCGTCAACTTGGATAGGGCTTTTGGGCCTTCGTGTTGAACATTGGATTGTAAAAGCTgttgtattaattttattcttagTAACACGTCTCAAGTTTCACTTTTATATGttgttattatgtattaatataGCTATGTACGTCCAGCGCGTCCTGCGTAGGCAATGACTACTAGTCATGCAGTGACTAATGCTATTCTAATGGGCTAATTCTTTTCCCCCGGTAACATACCattagtttattaatttttatggACATACCCTAGTCCAGACTAGACGTAGACTAGATTTCtcgttttaaatatttctaaatCTTAAAACCTTGAATGCATCATATCCGCATGtcaacgttttttttaattaatgtttgatATTGTCTGTTCTACTATTTTAATGGCGAAACAAAATGTTCGTAACAATTAATTTCGCAGGCCATTTTTTTACACCTCACCATTGAAGCGGACAGCTATGgcaaataaaaacaatcatttaGGTAAAAAAGGGCTTTGCGCAGTAAATCATGTGCGAACCAGTTTATTTGTTTGCATACGTTCCGCTTTGTTTATTCAAAACCCGAAAATATAGCTGTCGGCGAGTGTTTTGAAAAAAGGCACTAGAAAAGCGTGCAAAAGTTACCCCGCGTTTTGTTTCGCACGCTTTTAAACGAAACTTGCTTTTTCCGCTTTGGCCggaactgtttttttttcttttgcgCTGTTTTGGTGACAAGCTCACCGTTTAACTAGAGGCAGTAACTTTTGATTTGCTGCTGTTTTAATATCATAGTTTGTAAAGAGTCAGGTAAATAAAGGCAACGCTTGGCCAACTTGGAGTTTTCTTTTACGTGGGAATGCAGTAAATTCAActagttttttttcctaaatttttTCGGTAAgtttataaaagaaaaaaatattatgttaactGTAGATGTGGATACtacttttttatcccggaatcctCACAGGAAAAGCATCACTTGCGGGCCGAAGCTAGTTTTAGAATAACTCTTTGCCATGGCAAGAATCCGTGTTCAGATTAAACATTCCAGCGCAGGACATGTCCGGGACGAGTGTCCCGGCGACAACGCGTCTTGCCAATTACTACATTTTTTACTCCAACAGAAACAGATTGGTGTTAACAATGTTAGAGAGAGATAGATGTTGGtcaaatttacaataaatcgAGGCtgaattaagtaagtatacaaaataCTGATTTACGACAAGTACGCACCaatacatggtgttgcaaaagtggtacatCAAGCCGGAAGGGGGTGACTAAGGGGGTGataataccctttttgcatcccttatacatatattgttCTTCTACGTAGGTAACTATAACTAGACAACACCTCAGATGAAGCCTAGTAGAGCAGTAAGGCccggcccgggtctcctatttacgccgtagatcgcgtccagcgtcacgccggtaggccgcgtcacaatgctcattatgtctacgcgccaacgtcggcgtgtgagggagacagcatcagtacatttctatagtgagcatcgtgacgtggcctacggcgtgacgccggtaggccgcgtcacaatgctcattatgtctacgcgccaacgtcggcgtgtgagggagaccgcatcagtacatttctatagtgagcatcgtgacgcggcctacagCGTGACGCTGGGCGCGacctgcggcgtaaataggagacccgggcctaagttTGTGGTTTTGACGCGCCACGCTTACACCTAATACCTAATCGAGCAAATAGACGCATGTTTACATACAATGTTGTCGGAGTTCTCTAGCACCAATTAGTTTTGAACCCTCGATAGTGGGCTTTGGCACGTTAAACACATGTACAAGTCGGCTTAAGGAAGTACGGTGCACATTAACTCTTGTAAGACTGTGTTGGAGTGTGGCTACGGAAAATGTAAAGTtgtcttattattataaggcggaaatgtttttatattcctgagtgccaatttctccattctcggttagagcataaccagggagtagtggttaacttttgacacgtctgtcatgaattttatatggagatgacgtttaatttataaatcaatgtcggttagataaccgacagtgaagaaattggcactaagcgTTTCAAAGTCGGATAGTGATAGTCGTTCTGAATTTCAGTAATATTCAGTATTAGTTTCATGCTTTCAGtctttgttttattggttATATTATTCTTATACTGGCAATATACCTATTGGTCAGCAAAGCGATGCCGCGTGCGATATGTAGCTAAATACATATGAATCTAAAACTAGTTCTTCACATGGAACTTCGTTTCTACatcatacattttataattatttaggtaattCCATACTGGCTATTGTAAGTTCGTAGCTCCATCTCCAAGGGTCCATACTAACAACGGTCGACGTCGGTGTCTCGCAAGTAAGACTACCCTGCCTTGATTAATTTCGGCTCTCGCATCTGTCTTCTAGCGGCGCCATTCAGCCCGGTATGCGGGTCTCACTTACATTAGTTACAAactttaatataggtattccGACGTTTGACGAAAAGGGCACCGTTATTACCTAGTGGGTGGGGTCCGGTGGGCCGGATCCGAAATATTGTTGATAACGAGGGTACGTTTTCAGGTTCGGAACGTAGGTACTTTGTTTTAGACACAGGATATAATTTCTAAGTGGGAATGTATCAGTCTATAATAAGATTctaatgttttattattatgtatggaTTATTTGATTATTCTAGAAGTGTAACTCCTGATAACCATGACCTAAGGTCAGTTATAAATAATTGCATTTTAGATTCATTCATTTTAAGATTACCTAATTCAGATTAGTCTTACTAACACAACAGTTTTCATGTGGATATAGCGCAAAAACCTATACAAAAACTCAATTTCTCTAAACTACCCAATCTGTCAGGCAAAACATAGTATACGTTCGGGTAAAAAATACCACTATGCACATTACAAAATCTCTTTGGGCTGATCCATCTTGCCTGCTCGGATCAATGTGTCGACCAGACAAGGGTAGGACGGGGTGGGTCTTCCATCTAGTCTCAAAGTAACAAATAGGGGAACTTTCATTTTTTTCTAGGGACGCGTATTCAGAAATCGTGCTATGATCGGACCGTGgtaaattttttaataaaatatcttgtAGTGATATTCCAATTATGTTTTTCCGTGAGATAGTACCGTCGCGATTCCTTTACTAGTAAATTGTTTAAATATCtaacactagctgttcccgcgagcttcgcatcgccttaaaaagttttctcgtgggaattccgggataaaaagtagtctatgttctttctcagggtctagaccaatgtgaaccaaatttcattcaaatccgttcagtactgttcccgcgcgcttcccttcgccttaaaacgttttcccgtgggaattccgggataaaagcagcctatgttctttctcagggtctagaccaatgtataccaaatttcattcaaatgcGTTCAGtactgttcccgcgcgcttcccttcgccttaaaaagttttcccgtgggaattccgggataaaaagtagcctatgttctttctcagggtctagaccatatgtataccaaatttcattcaaatccgttcagtactgttcccgcgcgcttcccTTCGcctaaaaaagttttcccgtgggaattccgggattaaaaatagcctatgttctttcccggGGTCCAGACCgtatgcataccaaatttcattcaaatccgttcagtagttttggcgtgaaagagtaacagacagacagacagacagacagacagacagacagacagacagacagacacagttactttcgcatttataatattagctaGGATTTTATCCTGACAATAAAAAGTACTGTAATTAAATTCTAATTTTTAGGTTTCTTTGTGATGTACACTAGCGcgataatatataatttaacgtattatttatattttttaactaaaaaagtCCCTCTACAGTTGTGTGAAAAGGTGCTCTGTACCGTTATCATCGTCGAATCAAGATAAAACAGAATTTCATTTCTAAAGAAATGCTCTAGAGACTTTTTAATGAGGACTCGGGTGAATATAACCCCATTACATACAGCCTACAGCTACAGCTAGATACATGAAGGATCATATCCATTGTACATAGTAGCATATACTCATTTAGTTATCTACCAGTTACAATAAGTCTGAATAGGTTTATTGTCacataaaatgttaaaatatacagggtattgcaaaaatgctatactaagccgaaaggggtgtCAATCTGAACAACTATTGGTCTGCTtttagcaaaaaaaaactctataGTAACGTGACCATATAGAAGTTTTCCAAGCATAGTAGTGAATTAACCTATTATTCTGCTATCTGAGTCAACTTTATAATAATGGGCTTCATTATAAAAACGTTTGCTCGTTCAAAGCCCGTTTTCAATCCACTATTAAGTGGCTAACGAAAAGTACACAATGTCGGAACTTTAGCCAagttgtttgtttttagtaCACATGAGGCCACGGAAACTAGGAAACTTTATAAAAGAATCCTTGTTGCTTGAAGTCACTGAAGCTTCTTCGTGATTCCCACATAGGGGCAGGGGCGTAATTCTTTCTTAGCGTGTCAATAACAAACATTAGAGCTTTCGATAGGCTATACCTAGGGTACAAATTATTAGACATGAGACTGATGAGTCAGCGAAGGGCAGTCGCTGCTGACTAGCCGTGACTAGAGTACCCAGGGGAATCACTCTAGCTTGCGATTTACGAAGTCATGGAGCGGTTAACTACGACTCTTATCTcattgtattaataaataataaataataaatatgtggggacatctcacacacggccatccgaccccaagctaggcagaacctgtgttatgggtgtcggacggctgatatatctacacaaatacatagatagatagatacttaatgtaaatatcaacacccaagacccgagtacaaatatctgtctttaaacaaatacctgccccagccgggaatcgaacccgggaccttcggcatagcagtcagggccactaaccactacgccattcgaccgtatTAAAGGTACCGATTCCTTGAAACTATcttcgttcgtttgtttttcagCTCGTAGCCTCCCCAAGATCGTAACGTGATGAGGCTGCTTCTGTGGACCTAGGCACGGGTTGTTTGTTGTTAGTTCTATTTAACTGATCATTTTTTTTCCTATCTACCTAtcttaatacactcacggcaATACAAAGGTTGCACTGAGAACagtaccaaattactccttaacggaaaaggctagcttaatgccgccttctgcaacattgaagtacatttaacggagcatcaggatattaccaagaaaaaacaataataatattttgttcaagtcTTAAATTAAGAGTTTGAAAAAATTTGCTTTGAATGGTGTTGGAATTTTTtgagtggaacgttttcattgcccgtgagtgtaagaTATTATGGTAAGACACATACTCGTACAGAAGGACTAGCacagggcgcatttaagacgtgacaaaaattctccgtcgcgctcgctcttgaagCTGCGCGATGTCAGTGAGTGCGATGCATAACTTTTGTTGCCGTTGCCCTTCAGGTGATTGGCCATGGTTCTgtctttttgtaataaaagtcATAATTTCAAAAGCAAATGTAATTTAGGCCTATCGATATGTTTCATATCTAACATAACTTATTATCCATCATCCAtccatcatcagcctatagcagtccactgctggacgtagacctctcccaaagcacgccactggatctTTACATTTATATGATAATTCATTGAATATGGTATGCATTACATCCTGTAATATCTACTACAACATACCTTCCAATATACCGTCCGTCCGGGTAAGTCAATAAATTAAGCCAAATAGCTCAACCGCGCTCACTTCGATATTTTAAGTGCATTTTAAGTGCATGTAAATTGACGAAGCTGCGCCAGTTATTCATAGGGCATTGACTGCAATCATTAGGTATTCATACTGCTAAAGTAGTTACGGCCACTGGTAACTGATCATTAGATTATGAAGTTACAGTAGATACTTCACAGACTGAGGTATGATAGATTAAGCTTTGATTGCCAGGATATTGAGGGAATTCGCTTGTATATTAGTATATGGAATGGGTTTCAGCATTATACAGTGTTCTGAATATGGAGCACCAAACATTATTAgtactactttgaaaaactgtttgatgtaagtaagtactcgctaacataagtaattatatgaCATGATTGTATACGTACGACAACATAGGAAACGAATAACTTAGCGTTCTAGAAATCACTAAAATGACTATCATGAATTCATTGAAAAGGGTTTGGTGTGGgtggccattttaaagttgctATTTAGACGAATTAAGGCTGTTTGACGTGCTGTTGTTGGGGCTTGTAAAACTGTGTTGCGACAACGCATCGCAAAAACCTGCGACAGTAATCATGAATTTGCTctgaaaaactgtcaaaacattcgcagatttttgcgatgcgacgtcgcaacgcagtTTTGTGTTCAAGCCCTTGGCCCTCACTGCGAGACTTCTATTCCTATAGCAACCCGGCGATATTCCATGCTGTATTTTCAAATATCACAAGAGTCTGAAGTCTGCATAGACCTTAGCCTTAACACgtcataacaataatatattacgaatatttttttatcggtAACTAAAAACTAACGTTGCCTCTTTGGTGACAAGGATAACAAGCGAAAATAAACCGTCAATAATGGCGTCATGAATGAAAACGACAAATGACGAGAACATAACTCAAGTGTCGGCGTCCCGGCGGTGTCGTTTCATCGGACAAATTCTCGTCGAAACTTAGGACACCTCGCGGGACCCGCCGTCCCAACACTGGCCGATTTATCGGGATGCGgtaaataacattatattttttcagtatcTTATGAACATggattttactttaaaaacacatttaacTCATAGTTCTaattggtaaaaaaaaaacagatcgGATCGTGTTCTTTAATTAGTACACGCAAAAAAATCCTCTGTACACTATAACAGCATAATATGTATCtacattatacttaatttataaacaaatacatactCCAATGTTTAGAAGTTAATAGGGCCAATTTTTAACAAAGGAGCTTAAGATTATAGTTTAAACGCAGCCATTCTAAAAACCACTTATCagtaaaggtaagcgtccatctATCGGTATCGCACGTATCGCAAATATTCGCACCAAACGTATTgtcatatatgtatgtactcgtagaaacggcgtcggcaatgctgatgaagtggacgcatttgtgtgaatttctatacaaagaatactgcgATGCGTTCGTTGCTTACGACACCGATAGATGGACTTACCCTAAATCGGAAGGGTATAGAATATAGATGCGCATGAAATCGTGTCGTGCAGCGTCGGCTAGGGCGACATCGGAACTTCAGTGGTACGTCGTTCGACTGTCACAGGCGCCATCGATCAATCAGACAGATTCCCGTGCTAGTCCCCAGActattcagtttttttttccaccTGCCAAGACGTTTTATAGCTGTAATTGATTGTTTTACAGGATAAACCGATCACTtcagtaggtagtaggtatttgtatgtacattttggtaggtaggtactagttaAAGTTTATTGCTTATCATTATCTACATGTACGTTGTACGCTTATGGCGGcgtatgttataaatagtttttttaggtGTAATAGTCATGATTAagtataacaaataaaattaaaaccacTTTTGCATTTTAGaatatacctagtaggtagggcaaaacacccagtaactgaccatgtgccagtaactgaccaccttcctcttcaactccaataaataagaaatatagccaagcagggccatctagtgaacatccagtctattttgtggttcattgagagcattactgatacaaaagattttgccagacgccaacagatggatagtgagcgatcgaaaaagttcagttggcgcgcgaacgcgttaaggtaagtgaattttttgatcgtaaaatttaccatgaaaaaaattgaaatcattgaaagaaaaaattataccatatagatttaattataaagattacgtttttgataagattcagcttgttatttcccttttgattgtttttaatgggGTGGACAGTTACTGGATGACACAAcagcgattttccaataactgaccacctatgtcggttattgggatttttggttgaagctgaatttaggcaaaataagaacgtaatattaaagctcatatgtgccattttcttgtgtcaaaatatgagcattctatcttcactccttccatttactgacaaaggtggtcagttattgggtaaattggtggtcagttactggtattattatatatgatatatttttacagctttcagcgagatgaagaagcgccaaaatagcaaaaaaagtatagaaaaggcaattccacttgtctgagacaaactaggaacaacaagacattccaaaataattcagggtgacatgcaagcaccttttaaaataaagagaattcaaacacaaagtccaagtctgttccagattcggtattagctgatgaggaagataaaaacgctagtggagcatacgatcagcctaggataatgtggattc
Proteins encoded:
- the LOC105392815 gene encoding ionotropic receptor 40a, with the protein product MKPILLFIFVTFQITLCYSFFDIEEIIANKLTRLPKDFAVAIKDIAQGLPSNTINVVRGNSTNLRSNDIFELLCILSEHNIQVLNLHMKTKDNKAMFYSYLKKALDISEERTSLILCEPYECEIILQELTDNNLIHRTITYLFFWASRVVSQEFRSSMREAMRVAVITNPRESVFRVYYNQASPNQLNHLSLVNWWAGRLYKSPVLPPADRVYHNFKGRVFDVPVLHAPPWHFVKYNNDSTINVTGGRDDKLLALIANKLNFRYKYYDPPERSQGSSISGNGTFKGTLGLIWKRKADFFIGDVTMTWERLQAVEFSFLTLADSGAFLTHAPAKLSETLAIIRPFQWEVWPLLLATLIVSGPALWVVIAAPSLWQKRKDQNLLTLLKNCCWFTTTLFLRQSSSKEPSKTHKARLVSVLVSLGATYVIGDMYSANMTSLLARPAREQPIGTLQALEEAMRDREYELVVERHSSSLAILQNGTGVYGRLARLMRRQRVQRVRSVEVGVRLVLSRRKVAVLGGRETLYYDTERFGSHNFHMSEKLYTRYAAIALQTGSPYLETFNNVIMTLFEAGILSKMTTDEYKNLPEYSRRSDPVTDSDRDPGDVDSSAQSSVQPESSRGLEPVTLRMLRGAFCLLGIGHGLALIALITEIHCYRRAQKRSVLAELQNTKSPDVVAVARAKIIMRRAVRRATRVVAVNLDRAFGPSC